The genomic stretch caatggtagtgatggatatgtcaggggcgtggagatagatttgggtgtcatctgcatacagatgatagaaagGGGCCCTAGAAAAGCATGGGTCACTTCTGTATATCCACTGATCTACTATCGCCCATTCTGTTAAAACTTCAAGTTGCTGCTGGTATCACATAGTTTACAGTAATTCCATTACAcaagtaaataaaataaacattagCATCAGTTGTGCTAGAGATTTACAAGATGTGTGTTGACACTATTAATCGGTTTACATGTGACACTGCTCTAAATCTAGAGATAATGTGAGTACAATATGTACATTGACTTGTAtcacacatttttttatgcaaagtTTAGGCATTACCCTCCTAGTGACAAGCACATTAACAAACAAGTAACATCACAAAATACCCAAAATGCTTTGCAAAAGTGGCACATTACTATTTGTTCTATAAAATATTAAATGCAGTAGAGTAAAATAATACATTATTCCTTAATGTGAAACTGTTACTGTTTAATAGTGAAACTCAAGGCCAGATTTGTAAATTGTGCCTGCCCACCTCActaagctgctttcattggccaaCTGTGACTAAACTGGCACCATCTAATGAGCCTGATTTCATAAACACATAGGCACGGGTTCATTTTCAACAAATCTATACTGCATCTCTTTAGAAGTAGTAATAACATTCATGAGAGGACATTACAATTTTGATATTTGGCAATCCATAATATTActccagtagaaaaaaaaaaaacatacagtacaatgcAGTTTGACCTCCATGACATAAGATAATATAAAGGTGTGAGAATTCTAGAAATATACAATACACATTATATACAAGAGCAGAACTCGTTAGTGGAAAGTCAATATAAGGGCTCAATCCCATGAGTTGAATGGCAATAATTTTCCTGTCAAGAAACTGTTGCTTTACTAAAACAAAATCAAAGTGCTATAacatcccatggaattgtggggacAGCCCATCAAGGTGCTCAATAGTGGTGTTCTTTCTCCAAGCAGTGGAAGTACCACAAATAGCATTTCAGAGGCCTTCCCAACGTGCATGTCATTTGCTGAGCAGATTTCCATTGTTCGCCATGGTTTCTCTTCCTACAGTTATATTGGGGTTCTAACTCACTGAGAACTCAGAACAAAGGACTTTTGGAGTGCTTTTCTCCACCCAATATAGGATGACAAAAAAAATCTCCATCTTTGCATTTGTATGAAAGAGCCATAAGACCAAAAATAGCTTAGAAAGACAAAGAAGACGGTGTATGGGTGAACAAAGTTGCAGGGTAaaaacagaggcgctattcgtgaccttgagactgtactgtttactcctatctgtttattgcctgaggaagcgggaatatacccgtgaaacgcgttgcagttctgttcatggagtatgtgaataaattgtctttatcttaagcgacagcatcgagtctatttctgagtggccggtccaccgccgccacccaaatattttaaacattttagcatattttatccttttggcgcctctgtacatctacttgcaAAGTTGCAGGGTTGGTGCTCACCTAAGTTGACCATATAGAGTTATATCAGGTAAACCACTGATAGGATTTCTACCTGATATCGATTATTACCTGCTTACTGCTTTGCCACACTCAAGATTACATAAGATTCAACAGAGATCTGATCTAATATGGCTTGCACTGCTGCTGTCATTAACTTTGTACTGTTTGATGTAGGAGAAGGCTATGCAGTGGATGATCACATACAGCCCCCACCCACAGCTTCCTCACACTCCCACCTCCTTCATACAGATTGACCTCTCCAAACAATGTTCTGTCAATATGCACAGATTGTAACAGACGTTGATAAAATATTACTGTAGCTTTTGGGGGTTACTTGTTTTTGTCAGATCATCTGAATCACCACTGAATCCTGATTCAGGTGATCTAATAAATGGAGTGATTCCtaaagcctcttttccacgggcagttaaactgtgtgctcagcaagcagttaccaagcagcagtgagcagttaccaggcagcagaaagcagttgtgagagttttagaggcatttcactgcctatgaaCTGCCTAAAACTACTCCTGGAACATTTGTTAGTGCTAATAAAGAAAATGTACCACCGTTAGtacaacattttttaaagtgacaAGTGCTCTAATGAGGCTGTAACTATCTTACTTATTATGTAAACCACTGAATTAGGATTTTGTTCTTGCTTGTTCTTAAATGGTGCAAAGATTGTGTAAACTGAGTAGTTGGCAGTTGATGGTCATGGTGTAATACAAAAGTCTGTGTTAAATGAGACTTCCGACAATTGAGTTATCCTCCTCTGTCATTTTGTTCTCTTTAGGGAGGCTGAGTGGTTGGGATCTAACGTCTTCATTGGTCTTTTTGAGTGATATTGAGCCCACAGCTTTTCCACTTAATTTTAAATCTCGCAACAAAAGTCCCATGATTACGGCACTGGCCACATATAAAGCAATTAGTATGATAGCAAACACACATGCTGCCATCTCGGTGCCCTGGATATCGCAGGTCACCGAATTGTAGCCACGTCGATTGTAGAGCGCCTCTCGCTGTTTACACACATCTGTAGCATTGATACGTTTAATAAAGTGAATGTagagtgctacacatacaatgtaaatgACAGCAGCTACAACATTAAACACCAGTTCAGCCAGTAAAACTTTCCTGTTTTTGGCAATGGCAGACATACAACTGGCTGACATGAATGACAATGTCAAAGCAAGCAGAAGCAGAGTGATGGCAACAGCAGCGTAAACCGTCGGTAGCTTCATTCTGCTGTATTCCACATCCAATTGTGCAACCTGATCCACTTCATTCCCTACAAATCCACTCATGCTATAGCCCATGGTGTAATAATAAGCACTGCCAAATCCTCCAATGCTGGAAAACCCGGCTGAAGCACTTTCAGTAGCAGCGGCACAAATCAAGGTCAACAGGTTCAGGATTATCTCCGTCAGCTGCAATAGACCTGCGAAAAGCCGAATGAAGCCAATTAAAAGCCAAAATCCATTTTTACAATTGTAGAATGTATTACGGAATTTTTTTGGAACATAATACACATTATTTGAAAACTAGGTCTCATCAATTCagaattaattaaaagtgaagaaAGTTTTGTGACTATGTAACAAGCTCTCTTATGCAGAACATGCTGCCTCTATTaaaccattagcagcttcaatagttctctcatttgagataagtgcactgctgtcAGAACTCGTGCAGTAAATTATTGGAATATctatctgctagcagaaaatatagaaactgaaaacagaagtcccctgttattgtctcacactgccccctggtgacaagtggccataaatgcacattacaacagtactaattagaagctaataaatgtaacaaataaataaaaactgtgctcaaattggcctggagcacttgcaaactTCTAAATAAATTGGGTACtaaggggttaaagagaacccgaggcagaatTTTTATATCTTAATAGGACaccgaggcatgttctgtgcacagttACATGCCTCCGTGTCCTTCTATGGCCGCTGCTAATCCCCTCATGGCTCTGCTGTCCTCCTGAAAATAGCaccaggctagtgacaatctgcttgtcgctagccttccgTATACCTGCAGCTTGTCAATCATCTTTCTCCGCATTGCCTCCTCCATtacaggctcccccccccctgcctctgctagcttcctccaatcagattagcttctgattggaggaggcggggagcctGTAATGGAGGAGACTATGCAGAGGACGATGATTGACAAGCTGCAGGTATAcggaaggctagcgacaagcagattgttgctagcctggcgcTATTTTCAGGAGGACAGCAGAGCCATGAGGGGATCAGCAGCGGCCATAGAAGGACACaggggcatgttttgtgcacagaacatgcctctgtgtcctattaagatttaaaaattcagcctcgggttctctttaaaaaaggaaTTGTATTGAAaataacgttcttaataaaatattttttttacaattattatttagtcagtgtttgcccattgtaaaatctttcctctccctgatttacattctgacatttatcacaggtggcatcaTCTTTAGTccttggcaggtgatctctgcagaatgtttgtttctgagtgtCCTATGCGCAGAGGGAGCTACTGCTTGCTTGGTAATTGGAgatagccattatttcccacattgcaatgaagttcacagacagaaaactgtcaggtttATGGTCCTGATATCACTCTGGAGGGTGGAGTTTCACcaaaatattagccatacagatgtccctgaaaaGGCACAAGGTGTTGATCTTGCTGTGTAACCTTCGCTGTATGTCTCTCCTTCTACTGGCAGTCAGCAAGCTTGCAGTCATCCATAAATTTACAAACCATATGTtaaaatcctccccccccccccccccccggtgacatTTTTTAATATTCGACAAGATGGATGGCATAAACCCACCGCTTATGGCAACAGGTACTGTGGAAATGTAAGGGGCTTTGATTGACAGGGCCATTACCTGCTTATCATTCCTGTGACCAGAAGTGATGAGGATGTTATACATCAGCGGACAAGGAAAATTGTTGGACAGGACACCGCACAGCTGCAAGAAGGAGAAAAAGACCTAGAAAGTAAAGATGGGGATGGCTGGGCAAAACCGGGAGCTTTCCCAGGACAACAAAGTTTTCTACAGATGcaactagtgatgctcggataccccttttcaaaatccggatccgactcGGATCCGGATACaccgatatccgatccgggttggatatccgagttcaaaattttctgatccgaatgcaaatcggatatccaaccacagtatccgggctatccgggcaaattcggatatccggatagaaaaaacggaagtggcctttaaaattgctttaaaaacggtatatgaggcatgtaacatcattattttgtaaaggggaacactaattgatgatgtggggacttaaaatcccccccccccccccaaaaaaaaatagctgtaaattaacatcaggcctaggttccagacagcagtcgtgcagcccacattgtgtccaaagtccaaccgcacaactgggacatgacagttttcaccccagacacctccaaaaaattacgcagcaattgtgttttgggttaaatataggtggtatcagtggcctgtggcaccctggcggtgggagctgcacaggcagcaggatcagggcaatgcagcagcagcagcaggtgtaacgtgtgccaggagcatgctggatGTGGCTCGTGCCAAgtgccagtcagacagcagaggagaagacactagtgcacactaactgtcacactggcactgctcacagcacagcagttctgtagaaagctaacacagtagtactactactactctaacaactactagcactgactgcagtactacagtactaactaaacaatagaagaatctagctaaacaatagaacaggtgtgactagattacagagatacaggacaggtatagcagtaaagctgggcctgctaactacaaaatagtacaataatctatctaacacagaagtagtacagtagagtaggacaggtgagagcacaggtaactagagactagagcacagagcagggcaggctgccttgcctaggcacagggcctagctgctggttgCCGTagtaccagtgacagtctccctccctagtccctaatcacacaaactaaactgcctaaaatacaatctatctacaatacaaagcaatacaggtgaatatcaagtgttggagtgtaaaaacgctaggtgtattgaacaataaatgcacttgcacagacaaaaagcactggagcaatctctcagtacagtcagtcagtaagtcgcaagcaggacgagtgaggcaagatggcgcccgctatttatagagggggc from Hyperolius riggenbachi isolate aHypRig1 chromosome 5, aHypRig1.pri, whole genome shotgun sequence encodes the following:
- the LOC137518648 gene encoding MARVEL domain-containing protein 3-like isoform X1 is translated as MSRSQGTVNGDRIPPSQRSYNERPRRERPNESIHGHHGGYQPERERRDKRSQERLSSQAPIQYHHSRAASDNQSRYSKASHPPYSSPNHRSASGHQTFSQKCSNLCSRRGLLQLTEIILNLLTLICAAATESASAGFSSIGGFGSAYYYTMGYSMSGFVGNEVDQVAQLDVEYSRMKLPTVYAAVAITLLLLALTLSFMSASCMSAIAKNRKVLLAELVFNVVAAVIYIVCVALYIHFIKRINATDVCKQREALYNRRGYNSVTCDIQGTEMAACVFAIILIALYVASAVIMGLLLRDLKLSGKAVGSISLKKTNEDVRSQPLSLPKENKMTEEDNSIVGSLI